The following are encoded in a window of Candidatus Eisenbacteria bacterium genomic DNA:
- the selB gene encoding selenocysteine-specific translation elongation factor, whose protein sequence is MSRKSVVIGTAGHIDHGKTALVRLLTGIDTDRLKEEKERGISIDLGFAHLSLPSGIEAGIVDVPGHERFVRNMLAGAGGIDIVLFIVAADEGVMPQTLEHLNIVNILRVHGGVVALTKIDLVDAAWVEMVRADVASLVAGTVLENAPIVSVSSTSGEGKEQIVKALDAAAGKVPEVSTADFVRLPIDRVFTVEGFGTVVTGTLWSGRIKVGDNLEVIPRDKKVRVRNVQVFGRDVPDVLAGQRVALALHPISREELVRGDWLVTPGAASPTSMVDVRFEFLKDAPRPLRTKSRLRFHLGASEVIGRIYFLDREELRSGESSFAQLRLESPVLTAESDRFVIRSYSPQITIGGGNVLVSHSSKHKSGDTGAVDTLTLIERGSPLERVEHAVRVSAEKGVDISALPRLAGVEASRVDEALRMLSEEGRLHAAGNVFLHRDSLHALMDEVAGCLREYQEQHRSRWGMTKGELRNRFGRISGDVFSSVLDGLVAERKLFVKEDKFRMDSPGFSLSEEETRLKNQIEQRLAQAGFNVPSVKELAPPERQREAGDLLQILVEEGKVVKVTAELFFHSAALTEAEKRVREFLSKNEKLQVADFKDLIGVTRKFAVPILEHFDRKGITRRQGDVRVAADARATGRG, encoded by the coding sequence ATGTCCAGAAAAAGCGTAGTCATAGGGACTGCAGGTCACATCGATCACGGGAAAACGGCCCTCGTGAGGCTGCTCACCGGTATTGATACGGACCGATTGAAAGAAGAGAAAGAAAGAGGCATTTCAATCGACCTCGGTTTTGCGCATCTTTCCCTTCCCTCCGGCATAGAGGCCGGGATAGTGGACGTGCCGGGGCATGAACGTTTCGTGCGAAACATGCTGGCCGGAGCCGGCGGCATCGACATCGTTCTATTCATCGTGGCTGCGGACGAAGGCGTGATGCCGCAGACTCTAGAGCATCTCAACATAGTCAATATACTTCGCGTCCACGGCGGCGTAGTTGCCCTCACCAAGATTGACCTCGTCGACGCCGCCTGGGTGGAGATGGTTCGTGCGGACGTGGCGTCGCTTGTCGCAGGCACGGTGCTCGAAAATGCACCCATTGTTTCCGTCTCTTCCACCTCGGGAGAGGGAAAAGAGCAGATTGTGAAGGCTCTCGATGCGGCTGCCGGCAAGGTCCCGGAAGTTTCGACTGCCGACTTTGTTCGGCTGCCGATTGATAGGGTCTTCACCGTCGAGGGGTTCGGGACGGTGGTCACCGGCACGCTCTGGAGCGGTCGAATCAAGGTCGGAGACAATCTGGAAGTAATTCCCCGGGACAAGAAGGTCAGAGTCAGAAACGTTCAGGTTTTTGGAAGAGACGTACCAGACGTGCTCGCGGGTCAGAGAGTGGCGCTCGCCCTGCATCCGATCTCTCGTGAAGAGCTGGTACGCGGAGACTGGCTTGTGACACCGGGGGCCGCGAGTCCCACGTCTATGGTTGACGTGAGATTCGAGTTTCTCAAAGATGCTCCCAGGCCCCTCAGGACCAAGAGCAGACTCAGGTTTCATCTGGGGGCGAGCGAAGTCATCGGCAGAATCTATTTTCTCGATAGGGAAGAGCTGAGATCCGGAGAGAGTTCGTTTGCGCAGTTGAGACTCGAATCTCCAGTTCTGACGGCGGAAAGCGACCGATTTGTGATTCGTTCCTACTCTCCACAGATCACCATCGGCGGAGGCAATGTCCTTGTCTCTCACAGTTCGAAGCACAAGAGTGGCGACACGGGCGCGGTCGATACCCTCACGCTCATCGAGCGCGGTTCTCCTCTGGAAAGAGTGGAGCACGCGGTCAGGGTTTCGGCAGAGAAGGGAGTGGACATTTCTGCACTTCCACGCCTGGCCGGCGTCGAGGCTTCGCGAGTGGACGAAGCCCTGCGGATGCTGAGCGAAGAAGGGAGACTGCACGCGGCCGGAAACGTCTTTCTGCATCGTGATTCTCTCCACGCGCTCATGGATGAGGTCGCCGGCTGCCTCAGGGAATATCAAGAACAACATAGGTCCAGGTGGGGAATGACGAAGGGAGAGCTCAGGAACAGATTCGGAAGAATCTCCGGCGACGTTTTTTCGAGCGTTCTTGATGGCCTGGTGGCAGAGAGGAAGCTCTTCGTCAAGGAAGACAAATTCAGAATGGACTCCCCCGGCTTCAGTCTTTCCGAGGAAGAGACTCGGCTCAAGAACCAGATCGAACAGAGGCTCGCGCAAGCCGGCTTCAACGTACCTTCCGTGAAGGAACTCGCGCCTCCCGAGAGGCAGCGTGAGGCCGGCGATCTCCTGCAGATTCTCGTCGAGGAGGGGAAGGTCGTCAAGGTGACGGCGGAGCTGTTTTTCCATTCGGCGGCGCTGACGGAAGCGGAAAAGCGCGTCAGAGAATTCCTCTCGAAGAACGAAAAACTCCAGGTCGCCGACTTCAAGGATTTGATAGGCGTGACGAGGAAGTTCGCGGTCCCGATTCTCGAACATTTTGACAGGAAGGGCATAACGAGGAGACAGGGAGACGTGAGGGTCGCCGCGGATGCTAGAGCGACGGGTCGAGGGTAG
- the ispG gene encoding flavodoxin-dependent (E)-4-hydroxy-3-methylbut-2-enyl-diphosphate synthase yields the protein MERRKSLPVRVGNVIVGGGAPIVVESMTKTDTRDVAATVRQIRALERAGCELVRVAVPDRRAASSLGKIVSRSRIPIVADIHFDHRLALISLEEGVAGIRLNPGNITNRKRIEEVVRSAASKRVSIRIGVNAGSLPRRLIARPGGDAVHEAMVESAVEHIGILEDVGFRSIIVSVKSADVATTILANRELASRVDYPLHIGITESGTMLRGSVVSAAGIAILLSEGIGDAVRVSLAANPGREVEVAFHVLKGLGLRAAGPTVICCPTCGRCEIDIQKIAAAVERKVKGLKHPVRIAVMGCAVNGPGEARDADVGVAGGKGEGLLFRRGVIVGKVKEKGVVEALIALVRLFVEEETPGGTRGWNQ from the coding sequence CTGGAGCGCAGAAAATCGTTGCCCGTGAGAGTCGGCAACGTCATCGTTGGTGGGGGCGCCCCCATTGTTGTTGAATCAATGACAAAGACGGACACGCGCGACGTTGCCGCAACGGTAAGACAGATTCGCGCGCTTGAGCGGGCAGGTTGCGAGCTCGTGAGGGTGGCGGTGCCCGACCGGAGAGCCGCGAGCAGTCTGGGGAAGATAGTGTCGCGCTCGAGAATACCAATAGTCGCAGATATTCATTTTGATCACAGGCTGGCGCTCATTTCGCTTGAGGAAGGCGTGGCGGGAATAAGATTGAATCCGGGCAATATCACGAATCGAAAACGAATCGAAGAAGTGGTCCGTTCCGCCGCTTCCAAGAGAGTCTCCATCAGGATTGGCGTGAATGCCGGCTCACTTCCGAGGAGGCTCATCGCCCGCCCCGGTGGTGACGCCGTCCACGAGGCCATGGTAGAGAGCGCCGTGGAGCACATCGGCATCTTGGAGGACGTTGGTTTCAGAAGCATCATTGTGTCGGTCAAATCGGCCGACGTTGCCACCACGATACTGGCTAACAGGGAACTGGCATCTCGTGTCGATTACCCTCTTCACATCGGTATCACGGAATCCGGCACAATGCTTAGAGGTTCCGTCGTCTCCGCGGCGGGGATCGCGATTCTTCTTTCGGAAGGTATCGGCGATGCCGTGAGAGTGTCACTCGCGGCGAATCCCGGTAGGGAGGTCGAAGTCGCCTTTCACGTGTTGAAAGGCCTTGGGTTGCGGGCGGCGGGCCCAACGGTGATATGCTGTCCAACTTGCGGTAGATGCGAGATAGACATACAGAAAATCGCGGCGGCGGTTGAGAGAAAAGTGAAGGGTCTCAAGCATCCGGTCAGGATTGCCGTGATGGGGTGTGCCGTCAACGGACCCGGCGAAGCGAGGGACGCCGACGTGGGTGTGGCAGGGGGAAAGGGTGAGGGGCTTCTTTTCAGGAGGGGAGTGATCGTGGGCAAGGTCAAAGAGAAGGGGGTCGTCGAGGCCCTCATTGCGCTCGTGAGGCTTTTTGTAGAGGAGGAAACGCCTGGCGGGACAAGGGGTTGGAATCAATGA